Proteins encoded by one window of Salvia splendens isolate huo1 chromosome 7, SspV2, whole genome shotgun sequence:
- the LOC121811113 gene encoding transcription factor PIF5-like produces MKTLQELIPYCSKRDKQSTFDDAIKYIKTLQNQIKVMAIEGGYSTMNSPQTMVSSPALIPQTCPPGTETLHENETKMGTSEFLAGFPDPYLLPVSGLPPPDGYSTIQSPLDFSSPMGIVTPLCPTSHPLDFTSAANTTPLCPTGLDSHGSSPSS; encoded by the exons ATGAAGACTCTTCAAGAACTCATTCCCTATTGCAGTAAG AGAGACAAACAGTCCACATTCGACGATGCTATAAAATACATAAAGACACTACAAAATCAAATTAAG GTAATGGCAATTGAAGGAGGCTACTCCACAATGAATTCTCCACAAACCATGGTTTCAAGCCCTGCACTAATCCCACAAACCTGCCCTCCCGGGACTGAAACACTACACGAGAATGAGACGAAAATGGGGACATCGGAGTTTCTGGCCGGATTTCCCGATCCATATCTCCTGCCAGTGTCTGGACTGCCTCCACCGGATGGATACTCAACAATTCAAAGCCCATTGGACTTCAGTTCTCCAATGGGGATCGTAACGCCATTGTGCCCCACTAGCCATCCATTGGACTTCACTTCTGCGGCGAACACAACGCCGTTGTGTCCCACCGGCTTAGACTCTCATGGATCGAGCCCATCGTCATAA
- the LOC121811114 gene encoding cytochrome b-c1 complex subunit 7-like, whose amino-acid sequence MASTLSKWLVDPKRNPLAALHMKTIKTRLSRYGLRYDDLHDPMYDLDIKEALNRLPKQVVDARNQRLKRAMDLSMKHEYLLEDLQAMQTPFRPYLQEMLALVQRERAEREALGALPLYQRTLP is encoded by the exons ATGGCGTCGACCTTGTCCAAATGGCTTGTAGATCCGAAGCGCAACCCCCTAGCTGCACTGCACATGAAAACCATAAAAACTCGCCTGAGCAGATACG GGCTACGGTATGACGATTTGCACGATCCAATGTACGACCTGGATATAAAGGAGGCGCTGAATCGGCTCCCGAAGCAGGTCGTGGACGCGAGAAATCAACGCCTCAAGCGCGCTATGGATCTCTCCATGAAGCACGAGTATCTCCTCGAAGATCTTCAg GCTATGCAAACTCCATTTAGGCCCTATCTACAGGAGATGCTAGCTCTT gttcagagagagagagctgaGCGCGAAGCACTTGGTGCCTTGCCTCTCTATCAACGCACACTCCCCTGA
- the LOC121811265 gene encoding potassium channel AKT1-like, which yields MGRQKHRKNSWEAGMGSMSKIAEIESEIERASADDRSYHSVTSDILPALGVNAPWNPTLRSFVISSLDRRYRYWERFLILLVFYTAWVSPFEFSFTIEHNGSLGIADNVVNGFFAIDIVLTFFVAYLDKSTYLLVDDHKMIALRYAKTWLIFDVISTMPSQLAQKIMPNAYSYVSILRLWRLRRASAMFQRWEKDRNRNYYVVRIAKLTCVVLFEIHAAGCFFYLLADRHPDPTKTWIGAVNADFAQYSLFHRYVIAVYWSSITATTTGYGDYHPVNKEEMIFAIFYVFLNIGMNSYIIGNMTNLIVQATFKTGKFRESIETASSFARRNRLPERLQEQMLAHLSLTYRTDSEGLQQQETLEALPKAIRSSILHFLFYHLVEKVYLFQGVSKDLLFQLVSEMKGEYFPPREDIILQNEAPTDMYIMVTGAVELIKDRNGGKVVIEEQKGEIYGEVGVLCYRPHVCTVQTKRLSQLLRLSRSSLINMLQANLEDGTIIMNNLVEHLKQQNDPVMQEILADMEHMLAQGKVDMPLTLCFAAARQDDLLLQRLLKRGLDPNELDREGHNALHLAASNGGKECVVLLLDNGADPNKRDSEGKVPLMDAILGKHEGVINVLVDNGAKLDSGDVGEFACYAAKIGDIELLKEITKFNGDVMSLSGSGTTALHTAIDQNKLDTVKFLIEQGADIDIPDSHGWTPRTLAHDKGRQEIVALFDTFQHLKKTTSLPPLNREEAPYFKKHASESSLARVMDDEDRSSSPQTVTSSSLPRYSVSDFQKSLAGIITSGGTPSHGGMILTTPPLLSSPSKQIRVFVRRAGSGDDAEGVVVILPGSLSELMEWGYQKFGFLPTRILTEDGALIEDLAVIRDGDHLFLASEESS from the exons ATGGGGCGGCAAAAGCATCGCAAAAACAGCTGGGAAGCGGGGATGGGCTCGATGAGCAAAATCGCAGAGATAGAGAGCGAAATCGAGAGAGCTTCCGCCGATGATCGGAGCTACCACAGCGTCACCAGCGACATCCTCCCCGCCCTCGGCGTCAATGCCCCATGGAATCCCACGCTCCGCTCCTTCGTCATCTCCTCGCTCGATCGGCGCTATAG ATATTGGGAGAGATTTCTGATCTTACTAGTTTTCTACACAGCATGGGTGTCCCCTTTCGAATTCAGTTTCACTATAGAGCACAATGGGTCTTTGGGCATCGCAGACAACGTTGTCAATGGATTCTTCGCCATTGACATCGTTTTAACATTCTTCGTGGCCTACCTTGACAAGTCAACGTACCTCCTAGTCGATGATCATAAGATGATTGCATTGAGATATGCCAAAACATGGCTCATCTTTGACGTGATCTCCACAATGCCCTCGCAGCTTGCTCAGAAAATCATGCCTAATGCATATAGCTATGTTAGTATACTTCGCCTCTGGCGTCTCAGAAGAGCCAGTGCCATGTTTCAGAG ATGGGAGAAAGACAGGAACCGTAACTACTACGTTGTTCGGATTGCAAAGCTTACATGC GTAGTTCTCTTTGAGATTCATGCTGCTGGTTGCTTCTTCTATCTTCTTGCTGATAGACACCCTGATCCAACAAAGACGTGGATTGGAGCCGTGAATGCAGATTTCGCGCAGTATTCTTTGTTTCATCGGTATGTGATAGCAGTGTACTGGTCGAGCATCACTGCCACCACCACTGGCTACGGTGATTATCATCCTGTGAACAAAGAGGAGATGATCTTCGCCATTTTCTATGTGTTTCTCAACATTGGGATGAACTCATACATCATAGGAAACATGACCAACTTGATTGTTCAAGCAACGTTTAAAACTGGGAAGTTT AGAGAGTCGATTGAGACGGCCTCAAGCTTCGCAAGGAGGAACCGACTGCCCGAACGCTTGCAGGAACAGATGCTAGCGCACCTGAGCTTGACGTATAGAACTGATTCAGAAGGGCTGCAGCAGCAAGAAACTCTTGAGGCTCTCCCAAAGGCAATACGCTCGAGCATTTTGCATTTTCTGTTTTACCACCTTGTTGAAAAGGTGTATCTGTTTCAAGGGGTGTCAAAAGATCTTCTCTTTCAGCTG GTCTCTGAGATGAAGGGCGAGTATTTTCCTCCCCGAGAAGATATAATATTGCAGAATGAGGCACCTACTGATATGTACATTATGGTTACTGGTGCAGTG GAGCTTATCAAAGACAGAAATGGAGGTAAAGTG GTGATTGAAGAGCAAAAAGGGGAAATTTATGGCGAAGTAGGCGTTCTCTGCTACCGGCCTCATGTCTGCACTGTACAAACGAAACGGCTGAGCCAGCTTCTCCGCTTGAGCCGTTCTTCACTCATCAATATGCTTCAAGCCAACCTTGAAGACGGGACTATAATCATGAACAATCTTGTTGAG CATCTGAAACAGCAGAATGATCCGGTGATGCAAGAGATCTTGGCCGACATGGAGCACATGCTAGCTCAAGGTAAAGTGGACATGCCTCTCACCTTATGTTTTGCAGCAGCAAGGCAGGACGACCTATTGCTGCAACGTTTGCTCAAACGAGGCTTGGACCCGAATGAGCTTGACAGAGAAGGACACAACGCTTTG CATCTTGCAGCCTCAAATGGAGGCAAAGAGTGTGTGGTTCTTCTTTTGGATAATGGAGCAGATCCTAACAAAAGAG ATTCTGAAGGGAAAGTACCTCTGATGGATGCAATCTTGGGGAAGCATGAGGGTGTGATCAATGTGCTCGTTGACAATGGGGCGAAACTCGACTCGGGCGATGTAGGCGAGTTCGCTTGCTACGCTGCCAAGATAGGCGACATAGAGCTACTAAAAGAGATCACCAAGTTCAATGGGGATGTGATGTCCCTCAGCGGCAGTGGCACCACGGCCCTGCACACCGCGATAGACCAGAACAAGCTTGACACCGTCAAGTTCCTGATTGAGCAAGGCGCGGACATAGATATCCCCGACTCCCACGGATGGACGCCGCGCACCTTGGCTCATGACAAAGGCCGCCAGGAGATTGTGGCCTTGTTTGATACCTTCCAACACCTTAAGAAGACCACGTCTCTTCCTCCTCTTAACAGAGAGGAGGCACCCTACTTTAAGAAGCATGCAAGTGAATCCTCGCTGGCTCGGGTCATGGACGACGAAGACAGGAGCTCCTCGCCTCAGACAGTAACCTCCTCGTCGCTCCCAAGATACAGTGTCAGCGACTTCCAGAAGTCGCTGGCAGGGATCATAACGAGTGGCGGTACACCTAGTCATG GAGGAATGATCCTCACGACTCCTCCGCTTCTCTCCTCGCCTTCCAAACAAATCAGAGTGTTTGTGAGGCGTGCAGGGAGCGGAGACGACGCTGAAGGTGTCGTCGTGATTTTGCCGGGATCTCTCAGTGAGCTCATGGAATGGGGCTATCAGAAGTTTGGGTTCCTTCCTACAAGAATTCTTACAGAAGATGGAGCCTTGATTGAAGACTTGGCTGTAATAAGAGATGGTGATCATCTGTTTTTGGCTAGTGAGGAGTCGTCTTAA